One segment of Polypterus senegalus isolate Bchr_013 chromosome 8, ASM1683550v1, whole genome shotgun sequence DNA contains the following:
- the si:dkey-5i3.5 gene encoding uncharacterized protein si:dkey-5i3.5: protein MQRAAINTGVKIQKISKTITFYKNEYKITSATSDLSKPLLLLLPWLGSQSKAVEKYREIYFKHGYDILTVESEVRHFLWPKWGLEYGAQVLGVLQSESFVSRPLLIHAFSIGGYTFAQMLLNASQTPKLQESLTKRVYGQIYDSLVVGTLEHMAAGIAKVLFPKVEALVEKTTMLYFNLLKGYTVDYYNNAIDTFYDTPVASPALFFYCENDPLSDHKAVEKLMQLWLEKQKITVVGKCWKNSVHAGHLRQHPKEYLDTLHSFLLTHGKMLPKAKL, encoded by the exons ATGCAAAGAGCAGCAATCAACACTGGAGTCAAAATCCAGAAAATTTCAAAAACCATCAcgttttacaaaaatgaatataaaataacatCAGCAACTTCTGATCTGTCTAAGCCCCTTCTTTTGCTTCTGCCCTGGTTGGGCTCTCAGTCTAAAGCTGTGGAAAAGTATCGTGAAATTTATTTCAAGCATGGCTATGATATTCTTACTGTGGAGAGTGAAGTCCGCCACTTCCTTTGGCCTAAGTGGGGCTTGGAGTATGGTGCCCAAGTCCTGGGTGTGCTTCAGAGTGAAAGCTTTGTATCCCGTCCCCTTTTAATCCATGCATTTTCTATAGGAGGATACACTTTTGCACAGATGCTGCTAAATGCTTCCCAGACGCCCAAGCTGCAGGAAAGTTTAACAAAAAGGGTCTATGGTCAGATTTATGATAGCCTTGTAGTAGGCACACTAGAGCATATGGCAGCAG ggattGCAAAAGTTTTGTTTCCCAAAGTCGAAGCATTAGTTGAGAAGACCAcaatgctgtattttaaccttctAAAAGGTTATACTGTGGATTATTACAACAATGCAATAGATACGTTCTATGATACACCTGTTGCATCACCTGCCCTCTTTTTCTACTGTGAGAATGACCCACTGAGTGACCACAAGGCGgttgagaaactgatgcaattGTGGCTTGAAAAGCAGAAGATCACTGTAGTAGGGAAATGCTGGAAAAACTCTGTACATGCAGGACATCTGCGCCAGCATCCCAAGGAATACCTTGATACTCTTCATAGCTTTCTTCTCACTCATGGAAAGATGCTACCAAAAGCCAAGCTGTGA